In Phlebotomus papatasi isolate M1 chromosome 1, Ppap_2.1, whole genome shotgun sequence, the following proteins share a genomic window:
- the LOC129809768 gene encoding lachesin-like isoform X1, producing MLSEVGQCLIVLMLLFNTDANPTESRPGDEVEAHTGPYLSDHEITNVTTQVGTHAYLPCKLTLPGQLQVKQLGNKSVSWVRVRDDHILSVDRMTFIADERFQSHYVESTSVWTLQIKYVQARDAGVYECQVSTEPKISAQVHLNVVVPRTELVGDAVRYVKAGSKVILRCLVRGALEPPSYIMWFYGTQQIYQDNKRGLKIQMEREFLDPEMGNHTTVGSLIINPAHKRDSGNYTCSPSSSEAITIMLHVINGEYSASAITSASSRGKYSDLIAAAIIISVAMFKT from the exons ATGCCAATCCTACTGAAAGCCGCCCCGGCGACGAAGTGGAGGCTCACACAGGACCATATCTCAGTGATCATGAAATCACAAATGTGACTACACAGGTCGGTACACACGCGTATCTGCCCTGCAAG TTGACATTGCCTGGTCAATTGCAGGTGAAACAATTAGGCAACAAATCCGTCTCATGGGTCCGTGTCCGCGATGACCACATCCTCAGTGTGGACCGGATGACTTTCATCGCTGACGAACGCTTTCAGTCGCACTATGTTGAGAGTACGAGCGTCTGGACGCTACAAATCAAGTACGTTCAGGCACGCGATGCCGGTGTGTACGAGTGCCAAGTCTCCACTGAGCCAAAGATCAGTGCTCAAGTTCATCTCAACGTTGTGG TACCGCGGACTGAATTAGTGGGCGATGCAGTTCGATACGTGAAGGCAGGTAGCAAAGTTATACTGAGATGTTTAGTACGTGGAGCACTGGAGCCACCCTCGTATATCATGTGGTTCTACGGCACCCAACAAATCTACCAAGACAACAAGCGTGGCTTGAAAATTCAGATGGAACGTGAATTCCTCGATCCCGAAATGGGCAATCACACCACG GTGGGCTCTCTGATTATCAATCCGGCACACAAACGTGATTCAGGCAACTATACATGCAGCCCATCCAGCAGTGAGGCCATTACCATAATGCTGCATGTCATTAACG GTGAATATTCTGCATCAGCTATAACATCAGCATCCAGCAGGGGCAAATACAGTGATTTGATTGCGGCGGCAATCATTATATCAGTGGCTATGTTCAAGACGTGA
- the LOC129809768 gene encoding zwei Ig domain protein zig-8-like isoform X2 — MLSEVGQCLIVLMLLFNTDANPTESRPGDEVEAHTGPYLSDHEITNVTTQVGTHAYLPCKVKQLGNKSVSWVRVRDDHILSVDRMTFIADERFQSHYVESTSVWTLQIKYVQARDAGVYECQVSTEPKISAQVHLNVVVPRTELVGDAVRYVKAGSKVILRCLVRGALEPPSYIMWFYGTQQIYQDNKRGLKIQMEREFLDPEMGNHTTVGSLIINPAHKRDSGNYTCSPSSSEAITIMLHVINGEYSASAITSASSRGKYSDLIAAAIIISVAMFKT, encoded by the exons ATGCCAATCCTACTGAAAGCCGCCCCGGCGACGAAGTGGAGGCTCACACAGGACCATATCTCAGTGATCATGAAATCACAAATGTGACTACACAGGTCGGTACACACGCGTATCTGCCCTGCAAG GTGAAACAATTAGGCAACAAATCCGTCTCATGGGTCCGTGTCCGCGATGACCACATCCTCAGTGTGGACCGGATGACTTTCATCGCTGACGAACGCTTTCAGTCGCACTATGTTGAGAGTACGAGCGTCTGGACGCTACAAATCAAGTACGTTCAGGCACGCGATGCCGGTGTGTACGAGTGCCAAGTCTCCACTGAGCCAAAGATCAGTGCTCAAGTTCATCTCAACGTTGTGG TACCGCGGACTGAATTAGTGGGCGATGCAGTTCGATACGTGAAGGCAGGTAGCAAAGTTATACTGAGATGTTTAGTACGTGGAGCACTGGAGCCACCCTCGTATATCATGTGGTTCTACGGCACCCAACAAATCTACCAAGACAACAAGCGTGGCTTGAAAATTCAGATGGAACGTGAATTCCTCGATCCCGAAATGGGCAATCACACCACG GTGGGCTCTCTGATTATCAATCCGGCACACAAACGTGATTCAGGCAACTATACATGCAGCCCATCCAGCAGTGAGGCCATTACCATAATGCTGCATGTCATTAACG GTGAATATTCTGCATCAGCTATAACATCAGCATCCAGCAGGGGCAAATACAGTGATTTGATTGCGGCGGCAATCATTATATCAGTGGCTATGTTCAAGACGTGA